The following is a genomic window from Geoalkalibacter halelectricus.
ATTTCAAACTCGGCCATGGCGCTGGAATAATCGCTGTCGTCGGCGCGCTCCGCGGGCGCTGCCTCATCGACCTCGATGAACTGGGCGAGCACCGGCAGAGTGATGTAGTCGCCGTCCTCCATGGCGACGGCCGCTTCGATCACGTTGCGCAACTGGCGGATGTTGCCCGGCCAGGAAAATTCCGTCACCGCCTCCAGGGCCTCGGCGGAGAGCCCCTTGATCTGGGTGGCGAATTTCTCGTTCTGCTGATGGATGAAATGATCGACCAGCAGGGCGATATCGGCCTTGCGGTCGCGCAGGGGCGGCAGGTGGATGTTGACGACGTTGAGGCGGTAATAGAGGTCCTCGCGAAACTGGCCCTGCTTGACGCCTTCGCGCAGATCGGCATTGGTCGCAGAGAGGATGCGCACATCGACCTTGGTCGGTACGGTGTCGCCGATGCGGCGGAATTCCTGCTCCTGGAGAAACCGCAGCAGGGTTTTCTGCACGTTCATGGGCAGATTGCCCACCTCGTCGAGAAACAGGGTGCCGCCGTCGGCGGCCTTGAGCAGGCCCTCGCGGTCCTCGGCGGCGCCGGTGAAGGCGCCCTTTTTGTAGCCGAACAGCTCGCTTTCCAGAACCGATTCGGGCAGCGCGCCGCAGTTGATGGCGACAAAACGCTTGTCCCGGCGCGGCGAGTTGTAGTGCACCGCCTGGGCGATGAGTTCCTTGCCGGTGCCCGATTCGCCGGTGATGAGGATCGAGGTGTCGCGGATGGCGAGTTTCTCGACTTTGTCGAGCACCGCACCCAGCTTCTGCGAGGTGCCGATGATGTTGTCGAAGCGAAAGCGCCCGGCGATCTCCTCGCGCAGGTTTTGATTTTCGGCGCTCAGTTCGAGCTGGCGCAGGGCGTTTTTCACCCGAAACAGCAGCTCGTCGGGCTCGAAGGGTTTGGTCACCATGTCGTAGGCGCCGCGGCGCATGGCCTGAATGGACATCTCCACGGTGGCATGGGCGGTGATGATGATGACCGGGATGCCGGGATCCTTGTCCTTGACCTGCTGGAGCACCTCGATGCCGGTCATCTCCGGCATGCGGATGTCGGTGATCACCAGATCGTAGCGTCCGGCGGCGAAATCGCGCATGGCCAAGGTGGGGCGGTTGTAGGCCTGCACGGCATAGCCTTCGTCGCCCAGCACCGCTTCGAGCATGCGGCACAGGCCTTCCTCGTCGTCAATGAGCAGAATCTTGGGTTTTCGCGTCACAGGTCATAGCCTTCCTGAGCCAGGGCGGGCAGACGTACCAGTACTCGGGTGCCGCGCCCCGGCTCGCTGTCGATGTGGATTTCGCCCTGATGCAGCTCGATGATCTGGCGGGTGATGGCCAGGCCCAGGCCGGTGCCGCGCGGACGTGTGGTGAAGAAGGGTTCGAAGATCTTTTCCAGATACTCGGGCGGAATGCCGCTGCCGGTATCGGCGAAGCTCAATTCCACGAAGCCGTCGGCGGACAGGCAGGTGCCCACCACCAGGTCGCCGCCCTCGGGCATGGCGGCGCCGGCGTTGAGGATCAGGTTGATGGCCACCTGCCTGATCTGGTCGCCGTCGACCATCACCCGCGGCAGGTCGGGGGCAAAGGCCTTGCGCACCCGTACCTGATGCATGTCGGTGTGGTTGGCGGCGAAGTCGACGATTTGTTCGAGCAACTGGTTGAGGTCGGTCTCCTCCAGGGCCGGCTTGGGGGTGCGCGCATAATTGAGCAGATCCTGCACGATCTTCTTGCAGCGCTTGCTTTCGCGCTTGATCTCATGGACGTATTTGAACTTCGGATCATCGGGGTCGAGCTTGCCCTCGAGGTAGGCGGCATAGCCCAGGATCACCCCCAGGGGGTTGTTGATTTCGTGGGCCACGCCCGAGGAAAGCACGCCGAGGGAGGCCATTTTGCCCTGTTGCGAGAGGCTCGCCTCCATTTCCTGGTTGCGCTTCATGATCTCGGTCATGCGGTTGAAGGCGGCGGCCAGTTCGCCCAGTTCGTCCTGGCTTTCCACCTGCATTTTGGCGTCGAGGCGCCCGCGCCGCACCTGGCGGATCACCTCGATCATGTGATGAATCGGATTGGTGAGCACCTGAGCGGCCACGAATACCAGGAGGACGGCGGTGGCGCCGACGAAAAACGTCAGAATGAAAAGGCTGCCGAGAATGCGCGTCTTGATGAGTTTGGCTTCCTCGAAGAACTCATCCTCGTAGGAGCCTACCGCCACGATCCAGTCCCAGGGCTTGAAATAGAGATAGCGCACGATCTTCATGCGCGGCAGCGAGTCGTTCGCGCCGCGCCAGGGATAGCGAATCCAGCCGTTTTTGTTCTCGGTCATCTCGCGCACGAAAAAGTTGCCGGTGAAATCGGTGCGCTCGGCGATGTTGAGGCCCTCGTCCTCGGGATGTATGTGCAGGGTTCCCCTGGTGTCCATGCAGTAAATGTAGCCGGTGCGCCCCACCCGCTTGCTCTGGATTTTTTGCTTGAGATCGGCGAAGGAGCGCCGTTCGAAGGCCAGATCCTCGTAGGTTTCCTCCAGATAGCCGGTGGCGGCGATGATCCAATCCCACTCGGGAAAATAGCGATAGGCGGCCAATTTCTGGCGCGGTGTCTGATCGCCGAGCAGTTCGTTGCGCCAGGGGTAGACGATGAACAGCACCTGGCCCGGCGGCGCGCGCAGGGCGGCGCGGGACATGGCGCGGATGAAGTAGCGGCCGGCCTGATCCTGTTCGTCGTAGATGTTGTCGCCCTCGCGCGCCGGGTGGGCGGTGAGCTGTCCCTGGCTGGTCATGGCGAAGATGTAGCCGCTCTGGCCGATGCTGACCTGTTTGAGGGCGCGGGCCGCCTCGCTGCGCGCCCGGTTCAGGCTGACTTCGCCGCTCAGATATTGGGCGTGGTGGGATTCGGCCAGGCTGTAGGCCAGATCCGCCAGGGTGCGCAATTCGTTGCGCACCGCCTGGCGTTTGTCTTCCTTGTAGACCTGAAACTGCTTGTGGTGGGCGTCGAGCAGATCGAGGGTGAAGCGCGCCATGTGGTCAAGGTCGTCCTTACTGGCCTTGGTGATGCCGCGATAGGCCTGCTGGTAGCTGATGTAGCCGATCACCCCGCCGACCACGAAGATCGGCAGCACCACCAGGGGCAGAACCACCACCAGCATCTTCCAGCGCAGTTTGAGATTGACGACGAAGTTGAATATTAGGCCGCGCATGGTCCCTGTATCCGGACGAGGGGTTGAAAAGAGGCGCTGTTCAACTCCGCCCCTTGAGCAGGCGCCGCAGCGGGCCGCCCTTGTCGCCCTCGAGAAGATCGAGCTGATGTTTGAGCCTTTTCGCGGTGACGATGTGTTTTTCACCGACGAAAGCCTCATGGTTTTTCTCGATATCCTCGAGCCGATAGAGGTAATTGACCATGAGCCCGCAGGATTGTCTCATGCCCTTGGGCGAGCGGTCGCCCAGCCAGTCGAGCTTCTCGATGCGCGCGCCGTTGCCGAGGTGAAAACGCTCGACGGGATCGAGGGGCAAGCCGTCCGTGCGCCGCTCGTGAAAGTAGCGCAGGCACAGCAGCTCAAGGGGCTCGCGCAAGAGTTCCGCGAGCTGCGCGTCCTCCCACCAGTTGGGGCTGTCCATGACCGCGGCCAGGTTCGAGGGGGTGCCGAGCCGTTCGGCGGCTGCATCCAGGGCCTGCTGCAAACGTCGCAACCCAGGGTCGAGGTCGGCGGCTTCCAGGGCCTGGGCCAGCCAGCGGCGCAGACCGGGAATGGGCGAAAGGGTGGCGAAGGATTTTAGTTGCGGCAGGTCGTGCCGCAGGTCG
Proteins encoded in this region:
- a CDS encoding sigma-54-dependent transcriptional regulator, producing the protein MTRKPKILLIDDEEGLCRMLEAVLGDEGYAVQAYNRPTLAMRDFAAGRYDLVITDIRMPEMTGIEVLQQVKDKDPGIPVIIITAHATVEMSIQAMRRGAYDMVTKPFEPDELLFRVKNALRQLELSAENQNLREEIAGRFRFDNIIGTSQKLGAVLDKVEKLAIRDTSILITGESGTGKELIAQAVHYNSPRRDKRFVAINCGALPESVLESELFGYKKGAFTGAAEDREGLLKAADGGTLFLDEVGNLPMNVQKTLLRFLQEQEFRRIGDTVPTKVDVRILSATNADLREGVKQGQFREDLYYRLNVVNIHLPPLRDRKADIALLVDHFIHQQNEKFATQIKGLSAEALEAVTEFSWPGNIRQLRNVIEAAVAMEDGDYITLPVLAQFIEVDEAAPAERADDSDYSSAMAEFEISYLKELLRKTQGNVEIAARRAGMNMATIYRKLKKYDLRKDDYL
- a CDS encoding cache domain-containing protein, with amino-acid sequence MRGLIFNFVVNLKLRWKMLVVVLPLVVLPIFVVGGVIGYISYQQAYRGITKASKDDLDHMARFTLDLLDAHHKQFQVYKEDKRQAVRNELRTLADLAYSLAESHHAQYLSGEVSLNRARSEAARALKQVSIGQSGYIFAMTSQGQLTAHPAREGDNIYDEQDQAGRYFIRAMSRAALRAPPGQVLFIVYPWRNELLGDQTPRQKLAAYRYFPEWDWIIAATGYLEETYEDLAFERRSFADLKQKIQSKRVGRTGYIYCMDTRGTLHIHPEDEGLNIAERTDFTGNFFVREMTENKNGWIRYPWRGANDSLPRMKIVRYLYFKPWDWIVAVGSYEDEFFEEAKLIKTRILGSLFILTFFVGATAVLLVFVAAQVLTNPIHHMIEVIRQVRRGRLDAKMQVESQDELGELAAAFNRMTEIMKRNQEMEASLSQQGKMASLGVLSSGVAHEINNPLGVILGYAAYLEGKLDPDDPKFKYVHEIKRESKRCKKIVQDLLNYARTPKPALEETDLNQLLEQIVDFAANHTDMHQVRVRKAFAPDLPRVMVDGDQIRQVAINLILNAGAAMPEGGDLVVGTCLSADGFVELSFADTGSGIPPEYLEKIFEPFFTTRPRGTGLGLAITRQIIELHQGEIHIDSEPGRGTRVLVRLPALAQEGYDL